In the Platichthys flesus chromosome 14, fPlaFle2.1, whole genome shotgun sequence genome, TATAAATTgtcaaaaaaatattaaaacaacaaGGTTGTTTGATGAACATAACGCCTTATTCATCTAAATCAAGCTCAATTCTGACcctaaaacatgtttttttaagggGTCGGCTATTGTTCTGTTCGTAAATGTACATCTGGTGAACTCTAACTAAATCTTATTTTAAGTGAAGCATACGTCCACTTTGGTCAATGGTTTAGACGTCAGTCCAGACAAAGGGACTAGTCTCTCCCCTATTCACAACAACTGATAACCCATTTATTCACATTGGCTTTTGTCTCACCATGTTCATTGTAGTGTTTGAATCAATGCgttgttgtggtttttctgtatatttataGCGTATTACTACTTTCTGGTGTTTAAATGCATGTGAAGAACTTAGTGACTGTGGTCTGAGAGTGGTGctataataaataaacttgaatTACTTGTTTACTTACTTACTAAATGTTTTATGTAGGCCAAAAATTTCTGTTCACTGTCATTTaaattttacaaaaacaacaaccaaccaacaactTATTGAACTTACATGTCTGAGTATTACTCTGTATATATTACTATTGTATGTGTTGACAATAACAAGTCAGTGTATGTTGATTTTAGGTGGCCATTTTAAAAGCCGGCAGGGGacaacagatgaaaatgaacCTGTTGAGATACCACTGGCTCAtttacaatcattgctgttgattagatagatagatagatggatactttattaatcccgaagGAAATTCAGAATTAATAAGCATGGTCcctgtcaaataaacaaataaagaaacttTTGGGGGATTCATTTGCTATAAATCTTCTATTCAATTACTCTACTTGAGATTTTGGCTCATGCATGCTGGTTGGTCTGTGGCTGTCTGgggaaataacaacaacaccGCCGACTACAGTGGGGGTTAATAGGGGCCCCTACGACACATATTTGCCCCGGCGCCCCCCAGGAGGTTAATCCGGCCCTGAGCACTTAGTAAAAGTCTGGAAACAAATCTGCGTGAGCCCTTCAGGTACCGTGAGGAAAACAGAGCTTTTAACCCCTGAACGCAACACGAAACCACCTCCACGTCCGTCCCCATTGACCCCGGGTGACCTCTTACCTCAGGTGGGCTGATGTTAAACGCCTCGGCTATTTTGGAGTAAAGCTCCTTGACGTTGGCGAAGCCCTCGATCCTGCCGGTGGGACTTCCGTGCGCCAGCTGCGTGTGGAACACCAGCTTGGGCCGCAGGTTGGCAGGTGGAGGCGGGAGTCCCGCTCCGTTCACGGCGGATTTACTCTGGTTCCCGGCACCTGCGTGTCCGCCGCCGACCTCCTCGTTGTCCACCAGGTGCTCCTTCGTCgacttgttcttcttcttccacgGGCCCAGCGGCATCTTCCTGCGTGTGTTTCTCCGTGTGTTTCCCCGGCGTGTAAAAAAGGCAAAAGGTCCGAGCCGCTGCTACACCATCGAAGTACCTGTTGAGTCCCGAGCCCCAGCGGTCGATCCGTCCGTGTTTACTTCCTCCTTTCCTCCGGGTCTTTCCTCCGGGTCTTTCCTCCCGAgtctttccttcctcccttccgcGGTCCCTGGATTCTTTCCTCGCCGAGCTCGACCTCCGGTGTCCGGCGGGGGCTCCTGGGTGACAGTCAGCGGCAGGTAGATGGTGAGTGTGGGATAAAGTCTGCTGGCGGCTCCTCGGCTAACAATAGCTGCTCTGTTGGTCTCTCGGCGTGCGGCGGGACGCAGGCGCAGTGGGACGAGCCGCGGCCCCGCCGGGCAGGAGGGTCAGCCCCGCTGCACCTGTACCCCGCCACCACAGGACCAGCCCTTTAAAACCAGTACTCTGGTGTCTTTCATCCCATGGCGTCAAATAATGTATCATACAACCAAATACCATCATATATTTGGTTTTTCCTTCCTGTAAAGCAAACTTGTTATGGCCCAGACTGGTTCCTGTTGGCCAGATCTAGGCCACAAGTAAACCACATGAAATACCACATGTCAATCAAAGATGCCAGAGCTGGCCTGAATTTGTTTGCTGCTATATATCTATGATTCGGGCCATATCCTACGGTGGCAGAGAGAGCTCCACACACTGTAAATTAAGAATACAACTTCATTAATTTGACAACACGTGCACTACAAAAAGTCATAACACGTGCAGATATAGAAACCAGTTGCAAATAGCAAGAACGGCTGTAGTTCAATGCTACTTGAAGTTCAGATCCATTTAGTCCAGGCCACAGAAAGGTTATAAGGGCTGCCTCCTTGCCTGAAGTGGCCCCCAGCCTACTGAAGCTTGAGTGACATTTagttaaaataatgtaaaacaaattgaattaacAGATCacattatattgtatttatacaATCGGTGCAGATGAGTGTCAGGCTGCATCTGGAGCAGAGCTCGCTTCCTCTCCAGTGCAGACAAAAAACTGAAGTCCAGGTCCATATGTGGAACTGACAAGTGGCACCTGAGAGTTTGGTTCACCTGTGAAAGGTCACACAGAGACTCAACACTACCACAAAGAGATGTAAAACAACGGCTGGTGGGTCTTTTGTACATCTGTGCCTCTGGAGCTGGAGTTTAAATAAGTTAGATTGCTGTAATCATCCCCCCTGATCACAGTTCTCTTCCTAATGCACTTCAAATGATGGACAAAATACAGAATACTTATTCTAATATGAGATTTCAGCTGTCTGGATTAGACAAATCACTTGATGTCTTTAAATTACACACATGaactttgaaataaatctttttaGATCAAGGACAGTGGATGTTGTTCCCCGTTACTTAAACTGAAAGCATGTTAGGAGCACAGATGAACCAGAGGAATGATAACACCATGCAAATGTTCCAGTGATTATCCCCAAATTCCGCCTAAGTAAAACATTTGCAAATGTATGTACACAACCTTAAAGGATGCAGGTCCAAACCAAACTGTTTCAATCAGTTTACACATCATAGAcccattattttatattgttgacgaagcagaagaaaataaatgtcagcGAGTGAATTGAGAAGAGAAAATTTGAGGGAAAAAAtgattgaatttgaaatatTCACAAAAACTGAAGAACAGAAGATAAAGTCTGAAAATGTGGTGTGAAGAAACAAAAGTTGGTCAAAGTTCAAGATGAAGGTCTGGAGACAGGATTCAAAACTGTTATAACTCAATGATGATCAGGAAAACATGTCCTCATGTGATAATATTGTGAATTTAAACTGCTTCTTAGTCAACATGGAAGCAAACATATCTAAATccagttttttaattaaaatcataATATTCTACCTATTGTGGGCTTTAAACTTCAACTACATATCTGTTGTCCTCTGTAAAACAAGCTTTGGAGAATCTCTTTGTACTTGTTAGAAGTTCTTTTAAGAAAATAAGTTGGGTTTCCTTATATATTCGGGTGTTTGCTATAGGTTATATTAGATACAGTGATTTCCATACAGTGCAGATTTCCATCCGGCTGGTAGATGCACATTGAGCAGGAGCAGGTGTATTTACTCTGCACCCTCCCTGGAAAACAGTGACTCATCATTTACTCAAGCTGATGTGAGTATTTTAGGGAGGACACAAATCTTTGTCAGAGGAAAGAACAGATCGTTCCCCAGCAGAGGCCCTGGTAACATTTACAAAAGATTATGGTTCAATAACACAATACTTATTTGTGGTAGTTAATAAAAACATGGATAAAATAAGAGCTTTTTGCAGGTATCTAATAATACACCAGCCGTTATATTGCTTTTATAGAGCCCCCTCCCCCTGAGTCATGATGAGGGATGTGGCGTCCCCTGGTGGGAAAACGTTAAGGTCTCTGCGTTGGCAGCTGATAtccagcagctgagaccagacaGCTATATTTACACAGTCATACCTTTTCTATTAGTAACTTCATTcgatatatttttaattttgaaCTTTGGAAATTTCAccatatattttttacaacaacaaaatattcacatttgaaCTTCAAAATATAATATAGTTCTGAATATTCAGATAATAGGCCAATGCCATAGAGAATTCATTATGGGTAATATTGCTATGCAGAATGTCTATAAATAGGCCGAAGCACCATTAGTGGTTTTAAAGTGATATTGTTAAAGCGCTGTTTATATCATAGGATTCACTGGGTGTCTCCCCATGACTGGAACAGCCCAAGATCAGGTTCATgtggaaatatttattttaaaattcaAGTTCAGCATCTTCACATGTAAGATTCTTAAGTTCACTCAACCACTTTTTTCCTCTTAAATGACTTGTACACAGATTCTAAAGATAGCCTCCAAACGGATCAAATCTACAAAGAGAGCACGGACACGTACAGTTTGGCACTGCAGGTTTCTGTCTGGCAGCTGTCGACTCATTCACAGCCAAACACTTCCATCAAACGAGAAGGTAACGTTATTGTGGAAAAGACCCACGTGTACGTCACATGTGTACTTTCAGATATCACCAGTCAGTCTGTCGCCTGAATCGACTCGGCAGCATGCACggtatttataaaaaaacaccaaCCAGCTCAAAAATAGAAACTGCTCATTAGTTGGTAGGAGGTCCATCTGTGAGCTGTCCAAACTGTCCTTGTGAGTTTGTTCGgtaacgaggggggggggggggtgctgtcaTGCGGTTGTCTCCCCTCGTTCGGTCCCTGTCCCTCGTCCTAAGCAGGTAAATGTCGTTTCAAGACGTCCTTGGCGTTGCCGGGCAGCGTTTCGGGAAAGTTCACGTCAAACTCCACCACCaggtctcctctctgctcggGGGTTTTGGGTAAGGGCAGGCCCTGTCCGGCCACAGTCTTTCTCAAGCCGGGCTTCACGACGTCTGTGATCTTCATGTTGCACGTCTTGCCGTCTATTGTTGACACGGTAACCGAGCATCCGCACAGCGACTGGagggacagaaacacaacaggtgGATCAACAAGAGAAGAGCCAGCCACACATGATCCACTGCAAATAGCCCATGAAGTCACCCTCGATACAGTGTGCATCACAATGTACACATTCACTAGTAAAAGAATCAGAATGAGCTGTGAACGACTGTCACTTGAGACCAAGCAGCTCGTTAATTTGGACAACAGAGGTACTATCGAgtttaaaagataaatatatgatgattttaaatagaaatattaaATTTGGGCTTTATTCTTATAAGCACAGATGGTGTAGCCTGACTGATACACCAATTAACTAACTAAACTTATTAAACGTTAGAAAATGTGATGAAATCTTCAATATTCTTTCTTTCAACAACAACTTCAACTATTAACCTTTTATTTGGCTTTGCTCTTCTGCATTCAGTTCCCCCCCAACCCCATTAAGTTAAACAGAAacagtaaaatatgtaaaaatacatatatacaaaatacCTCTGTATTTTCTTCTGTCTGTCACCTTATATACAATCCTTGGCCAATATGCCAGAgatgatctgctgctgtttgtttgctgcAGCAGTCAAGAGATTCAGAGATGAGCAGTGAGATGAGTGTTGAGGACAGTAAGAGGATCCATATAAGAACATCTTGTATcgtgtgtatctgtgtgggCGGCCACcgcctctctgtcctccctgtgATCGAGCTCCTATTTCTCAATGCTGATGAACCAGATTACATAAGTACACATCCaaagtgtgtgtagttgtgtactATGCTGACAGAGAGCGGCTGTACTTTCCAGGGAAAACAACTGCTCCGGCAGACTACTTACAGTTTCTGGGTTGTGACCGGGCTGTTCAGGGCTGTAAAGCATCTCTCAAGTAGAGGTGAGCTCGTTCTGATCGGACTCTATTAATACCTCTACACTCAGTCTGTGTGGGCGTCAAAGAGAAAGGGCCTCACCTGTCGTAAGCTCACGCGAACAGGATACACGATGTTGGAGCCTTCCCGCCTAAAGTGAGGGTGTGGCTTGTCCTTGATGACGAAAACAATGTCGGCAGGAATGGTGTTTGACGACTCGTCTCCCTCCCGTGGGAACGTGATCTTGGTCCCCTCTTTCCAGCCCCGCTTGATCTCGATTGTGAGAATCTTGTCCTCGTTGCGCATGGTCCTGCCGTCTGGATTCAGCCTCTTGCGGGAGATTTTCATCCTCTTGGTGCAGCCGTGGAAGACCTCCTCCAGGGAGACCCTCAGCTCGTGGACGATGGCCGGGTCCTGCTTCCGGCGCGGCTGCCCGATGTGGCCGTCCCGGGGGAAGCCGTTCAGGTTGAAGCTGGTGAAGGAGCCAAAGGGGTCGTTCCCATCCACCTCCATGTCATCGTCGTCTCGCCCATTGGCTTTGCGCCCAAAGAACATCTCGAAGGGGTTTGAGCCGCCGAAGAACGTGGCGAAGGTGGCGTGAGGATCCCCGTGGAAGGTGTAGGTGAAAGTGTTGCCTGGTCCATCTCCAGTGGGTCCACTTCCTCCCTTAAGACCTGGTGGAAGAAGGAAGTGATTCATCAGTCATCCTGACACTAATACTGTGTGAGAGTTAGATGTCATAAGTGACGCCTACTTTGACCACAGAGATACTCAATCCCATCTGCTGGATACGAGGCCAAATACTGACTTCATCATGTCGCTCCTGCATCAGCCATGAAACAACCAATCTGCTTTAAACTCAGTTTATTAGAGACTTAATGATTAGTGCAATAATTGGGGAAATCATCAACAGACCTATTTGCTAATCACTCCATTGATTTAATAATCTttgaagcaaaacatcaaacattaAATGCTTCTAACTTCTTTGAATGTGTTGCTTTTCCTGACATCAGGAAACCCATAGTCGGACAAACCCATAGTCGGACAAAATAAGATATTTGGacatttgtcattgtttttttgaGGGGTcataagaaaacatttatagCCGGCCTACAGTTGACTCATTGTTTTGAGATGACACATCAGAATCCATATCGGGGGACTGTAATCCAGTTTGATAAAACTACCTGCATCACAGCAGTGACTGTAGTAAGGTGCTGTTTAAAGGATATTCAGGAACTGTTTCGGGGTCAAAGTCTCAAAATCTCctatttaaaaattaaaactcAATGAGTTTGTCCAGAGTCAATGTTTAAGATCTTTTATTTCTCCCCAAAACACTTCACATTTCGATGCTGTGTTTGCTGCGTGGCACGAGTGGGCTCAGCTCCTCAAGGAGGCCATCTGTGACACACTCCCAGGTTCACGTCTGGGCTTCTTCTTGCATACCTGCAcgctttactttgaaaatacaCCTTTTTATTCCTCACACACTTACAATGttccttctgtttccttttaATTCTGAATCAAGGCTGTAGAGGTGATCTGGgctcttttcttgtctttctttcctcctaACATGCTTCCCACACAGCACCATCTGGACTGCAAATGAAACCGGCTTGCTCAGAAACTACAGTGTAGGTGCCACACACTGCACAGAAGGCTTCATTACACTGGTTTCTCCCACTGAAGCAGCCTCATAATGggaccttttttctttttctaacatAGCTCCAGATATAGAATCACAGGATGATACTGGGAAGCTGTTTTCTGGGCCTGCtgatttgaattaaaaaccaGCTGAGCTCCACATGCAACCATCCAGCTTTAATAACGGTGCATTGACACCGGGCTGAATATATTGGCTGTGATTCCAAAGCATGCACATTTACCTTCCTCTCCATACTGGTCATAAATCTCCCTCTTCTTCGGATCACTCAGGACTTCATAAGCCTCCGCGATCTCCTTGAATTTCTCCTCGGCGGCTGCAGACTTGTTTTTGTCCGGGTGCCATTTCAGCGCCTGTTTTCTGTAGGCTTTCTTAACGTCCTCCTCCGTGGCTCCTTTAGAGATGCCCAGGGTTTTGTAGTAGTCTTTACCCATTTCTCACGTAtcccagaaaaaaaagaatgagaaCGATAAGCGAGGTGGTCCCTGAGAGAGAAGCCGGTGGAGGGGAGCTGGTCGACGGCTGGTGGTGATGTGACAGATCGGCCTCAGCACGGACTGACGCACGTCGAGCGGCCGCAGACAGACGCGCGCTGCGGGATGAGGAGCATCTAGAGGCGGAGAGTCGACGCTGAGGAGCCGGTGGCTTTTCACTGGATGACTGGATGAGGCTCTTTAAATAACCTCAGCTCCTTCCCTGCGTCCTCAGAGCCAGAGTCAAGTGTGACACCACGAGTCTGAGTGTTTCCGGTGAGAGAGAATAAAGCAGCTGCAGGTCGTTCACATTgaaagttgttttatttctttgaatATGATTTGATTACaattgtacaaaataaaaaaaattaggGTATCCTTTTCATCGTcacttttaaattgaaaatgttgGTTTATCTGTTGAAATgagatgttttaatttaatctaaTAACTGCTGTAATGGATTTGTCACACAGGCTATGTATTATTTAGGCTAAAGCTGGTAACCACTTCTCGGTAATAATACAATTCAGCATTGTTTGGAATCAGTGGGTCACATGACATAGTAGCGAtggagaaaatatgaataataaataatataacacattgaatgcaaacattttgaaatattaatataacatcTATTCGATATGAAAAGTGTTCTGTTTATATCTGGTAATAATACAATTCAACATTGGATGAGTCAGTTGATCCCATGACAACGAAGCTAttgaagaataaataaataatatcacaTAGAATACAAAtcttttttgaaatattattattcatattaaataacagaaacactCAGATATAATGAGAGTAGGAGTGTTCTTTATTAAGTGTATAATGCAATTCAGCATCTGTAGAAATACAGTCCGTGTGTCACATAACATGGAAAGtagagaacattttaaatattcataatcaTATAAAACAAATCTGAGGTAAGAGACGTGTGGTTGCCTTTGTTCCTCCCCAGAAGTTTTTATTGATGCTTTTATGAACTTGACATGACAGACGAAGACCtggtcttattttgaaaagctgtttCCGGGTTTGCTCCAGCTACTGCAGTCCAACTCGACACTTGCTCTGGAATCCAGAGGCTGTTTCTAGAAgcgaacggggggggggggggggggcgtccctGACAAAACCTGGCTCCTCTGCACATCATCCAGGTGagaggtgaaaacacacacacagacacacacacacaggttcactACAGGTCATTTAGACACACACCTTTTGTGAAATACCTGACTTGAGATGAGATCCAGTGTCACATGTGATAAACATGCTGCAGGCTTCATGAGAGAGTTTAGACCTGTTATTATGTGTTAATTATGACATGAGTGAAACAATGAAACATACAggtaggaaaaataaatatagaacTCAATATGGATAACTGTAGATGCAGTATAAAACAATAGTACTTGTACCATTCACTAATAATGATAGTAATATGTCCTTTCCCTATACCTTTGTTCTTGAGTAAAgttgctcgctctctctctctcatctctctctctctctctctctctctctctctctctctctctctctctctctctgtgtatatgtgtgtatgtgtgtgtgtgtgtgcatgtgtgtgtcatccaGAACATTCCTAATGTGTCCACTTGGCTCAACACATCAAAACCTAAACAGTGAAGGTTTATTTCATCTCTCTCAGTTGTAGAATTACAtacatttctctttatttgttttatttgatctaTTGATTCCCACcccgtgtgtgtctctggaaaCTCTGTCACCAGGTCCACAAATAGCTCAGTGGCCATTTAGACAAGAAACTGATGATGAGGCTGTGGGggcttctcctgcagcaacaGCGCCACCTTCTGCCCCACAGGGAGAGTGGATGTTTTCTCTCGGAGCCAATGATCAGAGCTCATAACGCTGCATCGCCTCTGGTTCCTGCCAATGAGTCAGCGTCCgtgcagagctgcaggtgaaTAAGCTCTGCCGATGATCAATGCATCGTCTCTCTCCTGCAGCGGATCACAGGCTGCATTCTGCTTTATGCATTTGTTTACaacctgaatatttaaaaaataacattttctaaaCCAACCATGGATCAGTTCCGTGGGCTATTTGTCAAACTGGACCAAAACAAAGATGGATTCATATCAGTGACAGAGCTGCACAAAGAAATGAGCAAGTTTGGGATCAACTCGGCAGATGGAAAAGCACAGGTAATGTTTTCATGATCTTATTTTCCTACTGTATTTATCTGGGTCAGGGTTTttctattcattcattcatttccctTCTAGAATATCATTGATTCTTATGACAAGAACAAAGATGGCCTCCTGGATTATAAAGAGTTTCTTGGCTACAtgatggacagagagaagaaatggaaaattTACTTTCATGACCTTGACAAGAACAAGTGTGGTGAGTAGTCATATCTGCCGCTGAGAAAATGATCATATTGCTCAAGGaaccattaaaaacatgaatgttgTTACTGGgcttgttaaaaaaacacagtaaacacaaatatgtatgtttgtttttgaataatTACACCGACAGTTGTGTTCTCGTGTTTAGAATAGCTTGTGCCCTGCTGCAGGTGTAGAAGATGTATAGTCCTAACTGAGCATATTCTTTATAAATTgctataaatgtaaaaatgttgtcTGTTATCAAGGTCAAACCAGAAAGAAAGCCACGCTAACCCAGGAAGTGTTTGTAGTACACTGCAGACTCCACACTAAACATAGCTTCGGGCTCTGGTCTTTGCACTCTAGTGTTCAGTGTCACTTCCCAGAGACGTTGCGTGCCATCATACAGTCGTAAAGtgcatacagtacatacagtacatacagttATCTGTTTGTAATTGTGTGCATTTCTTCTCTGATCAGGGGTGATTGACCAGGAGGAcgtca is a window encoding:
- the dnajb4 gene encoding dnaJ homolog subfamily B member 4: MGKDYYKTLGISKGATEEDVKKAYRKQALKWHPDKNKSAAAEEKFKEIAEAYEVLSDPKKREIYDQYGEEGLKGGSGPTGDGPGNTFTYTFHGDPHATFATFFGGSNPFEMFFGRKANGRDDDDMEVDGNDPFGSFTSFNLNGFPRDGHIGQPRRKQDPAIVHELRVSLEEVFHGCTKRMKISRKRLNPDGRTMRNEDKILTIEIKRGWKEGTKITFPREGDESSNTIPADIVFVIKDKPHPHFRREGSNIVYPVRVSLRQSLCGCSVTVSTIDGKTCNMKITDVVKPGLRKTVAGQGLPLPKTPEQRGDLVVEFDVNFPETLPGNAKDVLKRHLPA